In the genome of Paramisgurnus dabryanus chromosome 16, PD_genome_1.1, whole genome shotgun sequence, the window tacataaacatacaaaaacaatGATATGCTTGTTCTGTACcttaatatacattttatccATTTAAATTACTAGTATATAAAAACAGAAACAATTTAACTTACCAACATTTTTGCAGTCGTTCAGTAAAACTAGAGTTGGACTTTGGTAAGTGTCATTGCTCTGTTTAACTTAAGCCACACGTGACTAAAATGCCCCCAAAACCTTTAatattaggcttgttcgacttcatgcggcggaTGACGTTaagtgccgcgagagcgagacgaaattacacttcgtatgatttctcgaaacgttctcgcggtactttgacgtcatccggctgtcggttcttgcagcgccgcatgaagtcggaCAAACCTATTTATTAAGACAGCACATATCTAAACGttaactttaaaataataaaaaagatatttacTTTTCATGAAGTAACACTtgctataaaaaaatatttctttatgTTTACAGTTAGTATCATCACTGCCTATGTACATTTTAGGAAAAAATGCAGTAATACCACGCAATGTATTccatacattttataatttctaTACATTTTCATAAATTTCCTGTTAATAGTTATTTCTTTCCACTATTTGTATCACTTTCTATATGTTATgtctattttttatataatgtttctgttctaaaatgtatttagccACTTTGCAACAGTTAAAAGGACAGTACAAATAAAATAACTGTATTTGTGCTTTATTTTAGTGCTCATTTTATGTTACCGATTAAGTGATTTTATTGTTTAGTTGACAAATAGCGCCCGGTGTCCGCTGAGTTCTCGCGAGATCTCGGTTATGTCAACGTCCTACGTGGCTTCAGAGCCAAACAGTAAGAGGACTCCGACAGGAATGCATCAGCAAAATGCGGAGTCTCGCATTCAAAACGTCAAATGCGTTCCCTGATTTCTAAATCTAAATGTATGGTTTTGCCAATGAAGCTTGAGGTGAAGGGTTAGCTAAGTCTGCTAGTAAGTCACTAACACGTTAGCGTCATTACATTAGCACTGCATCCTGTGAGGTGACACGTATATCTGGCACTGGTTTGTCTTCAGTCAAACAGCATGGCAGACATCGAGTCCTCTTTTGAATTTAGCTCATCTCTGACTAGCACTTCACTGCCTCCGCCAAGGACTCGAATCTTTAAGATTATCGTCATCGGAGACTCTGGAGTCGGCAAGACCTGCCTCACCTATAGATTCTGTGCGGGCAAGTTCCCGGACAAGACCGAGGCCACTATCGGGGTGGATTTTCGGGAGAGGGTTATCGAAATAGACGGCGAAAAAATAAAGGTGAGGATGTTTCTTTACAGAAGGATCGATGTGCATTTGTGAGGAagtttaaagagacagtaactgGGCAGGTTTCACATTTAAGTGTGATTGGCTAAGATCTTTTCAGTCGTCTACATTGGCTTGCAGCTGATATCATTACCCAGATTTCAAGCTGTCATAAATCCAGATCGCAATTTCTGTACCACTGGTGCACACTGAATGtgaatacatttacattatgtagatTGATTTATTAGGAAAATATGAGTTGGGTTATGACAGACAGGGTAACAAAGTCATTACCATCTGTGTTTTTGGATGCATTAATATGTAATGCATTCCTTTTCTCTATTGTAGGACATACACCATCCAAAAATGACAGCTAATACGCTCTGAATTATTGTAACTTTCATTTTcgctttctttgtttttctctACCAGGTCCAGCTATGGGACACGGCAGGCCAGGAGCGCTTCAGAAAAAGCATGGTGCAGCATTACTATCGAAACGTCCACGCTGTGGTGTTCGTCTACGATGTCACCAACGCTGCGAGTTTCCGAAGCCTTCCATCGTGGATCGAGGAGTGCCGTCAGCATGCCCTGGGTCAGGAGGTGCCCAGAATCCTGGTAGGCAACAAATGCGACCTGCGCCATGCTGCTCAAGTAAGCACAGACGTAGCGCAGCAGTTCGCAGATGCCCACTCAATGCCTCTGTTCGAGACCTCTGCCAAGAATCCCTACGGAAACGATGAAGGCAGTCGGAATAATAGTGACCATGTTGAGGCTATTTTTATGACGGTAGCGCACAAGCTGAAATCCCAGAAGCCGTTGATGTTAAGTCAACCACCTAGTGGACTAGGAGATACTGTCAATCTTAGGAGACAGGAGGATGAGGACAGGGGAAACTGGGGCTGTGGGTGCTGGAGGAGCTAATGAAGGGAAACATACAAGTCTGTGATTGTGAAAGGGGAGCGGTCACCAATTTACAGCCTGGGGACATCTTTCATTTTATGGGAGAGACCCTCCTTATGAATCCTTGTTGTATTTGAATACAAAAGTGGGCCATTATTTTCAAGGATAAAGCCTATGGTTGCTTCAAAACTCTGTAAAGCTTTGACAAGTTGCATGTAGGCCAACCTGCCTTACATATTCTAGCTTAGACCACCGTACGTCAGACACTTTCTCGCTCATACGCCTTCCCGCCATCACTGCCACATACTTTAACAAGATGAATAAATGTATCTGCAAGATTTACAGCGGGTTATCGCCATACACAAGATGTTGCCTTTTTCATCATACCTATAAAGCACGTTTCATGCCAAAATTAGATCAACTGTTCAGTAATATAATTTGCCTTTCGGTCAAAACTGCAAATCTGTGTTAGTCTATGTGTTTGTGATTCGTTCTCATCCAAACACGTACAGGCACTTCCTGTGAAAGTTGTCAGTTCTGTCAAGGGAAAAGACAAACCAGCACAGCCAAGCTGACAAACTGAGATGCAATTTTAGCATTAGTGCGGCTAATAGGTTTTAGAGCACCATGGGATGGATTGAACAGGAAAGCAAAGATGATATCCTACCCTTTCTGAATACATCTTTAAAGCCAGTCCTTGTCCACTGCCAAACTGTgctaatatttatatatttacttcAAGCAGGCATTCAGTTTAGCAAAATTTACTGTAGGGACTTCTGGGttattaaatactgtatatcagATCAAAATGTAGACGTGCAAACAATATCCTATCAAAAGAATAAGGTACAAGAATTCCGTGTCAATATTTCCTATCTGCAGTCAAGCGTGTTATGTAGTGTTGCAGAAATATGACTTATCGCTCTCGTAGGCAAAAGCGAAATATAACTGTAATGCATACCACAGATTATCTGGCATAACCGCAAACCATATGATACATGGCACCGGCTCTCTGCGCATGACATTGCTCTCATAACGGGTATGTTTTAAAgaattactccactttcataaaataatccgaataatttactcacacccatgtcatccaagatgtttatgtctttctttgtttagttgagaagaaataattttttttagaaaaacattctaggatttttctccatatagtggattTTAGTGGACTTTAATGGTTTATAGTtacaatgcagcttcaaagggctctaaacgattcCAACATAAGCATAAgggaaaaacattttatatgtacttttaaaccacaacttcggGTCTTGCAGTAGCCGTGTGATGTGCCGGCTATTGCATATGTGAAACACACACTAGcagactattttaaacaataaactgacacattaaatagtatcattccacataatACAACTTTGGAACGGTCCTTTTTTCTCCAAAGTTGTAAAGACTGGAGCTGTAGTTTCGCATAcctcatgcgtgacctttcgacatgaTTACGTAAAATGTAAGGTCATGCTGGTGCATCACAAGGCTAttggaagatgagaagttgtggttaaaaagtacttttttatttggtgaaaaaacaatcattttgcaagataagaccattatgccttggttgggatcgtttagagccctttaaagatgcattaaaactgttaactattgaggtccactaaagtccactataaaatcctggaatgttttctaaaataaaaaagtaattacttctcgactgatcaaaaatcttggatgacatgggtgTGATTAAATCATCAGAATTTgattttatgaaagtggagtattcctttaatatattttactgACATTGTACTAGTCACTCTGTTCAATCCATTACGATAAATATTAATTCAGATCTTAAATGTAACCACAGCAGGTCCTGTGGAGTCTGTTAAAGAAACATCAggcatgaaatgttttttttgtctgtCAAAAAAGTAAGAGGTTTGGcatataaatgtaatttgtttatttaaagtagGCTGGCCTGGTTAACAGGCCGATTATCTTAAGCACTGAATTGTTTGCCGGAGCTGAAATATTAGCagcatgtgattggttgaggaATTTTGCATGGTTAATGATGGCCTTGAATGAAGTGCAAATTGTTTAAATACAGTATGTACTGAAGACTTGCCTATTTGAGCTAAATGTTTTAACACTGGGTGTTTGAATAATTATTTTCTTATGTTTTATCACCAGAAGTGTCATAAGGTTGCTAGGCTTGTGCTGTTGCCACTAAAGTTATGAATTGAATCGACACCATTTAATGCGTCTTTCAGACTTGATTGTTGTAagtttaattttaacacattactAATGTAGTTCACAATGTTATAAAGCTAGCAGGTCCCAGAAAGTTACAAAAACTAAACACTCATATGACAAATAATATTGATTGTGTGctatatttctgttattttaatttattgctGATAAAATTTTGAATGTTTCTTACATGTATTTGCAACTGTATGAGCCAGTTCATGATATCAGTGTCAACGATTATAAAATCGCATCATTTAATGACAAAACTCAAGCATGCAAAACAAGCATCTTCTGATACAAACCATGTCTGTTGGGCATGACTTGAGTGATTCTTATGAGGGAAAAACTGCATACAGAATACAATGTAATCAAAGGGTTACCAAAAATCATACAGGTTGCGGGTTTGGTTTAAAATTTTCAATGAATTATTGAAGAATAAAGCACCAAATCTTTAAGTCGCCTTTGTTTTTGTCTTTAGTTTGTGAACAATCTGAAATCTTGGAGTTGGTTACATTTAGAACTGGAAAGATAGCAACTGAAGTAGTGCATATCTGAAATCAAGAGCATTTTTGAATGCCAAACCGAATATTAACAGGACACAGCATCCCACTCCAGAAAGCCCAATgattttttcccattgacttTTGGATTAGCGCAGAAAATAAGatttgtgtttaacaaatgtttGACATTTACATGTTTTGTCCAAGATCATTTTCACAAATGAACacaatttttatacattttaaagtctATGGAGCGGTTTCCTGAACAGGGCTTATTcttgtcccagactaaaatgcatgttagaGCTGGCTTAATTTAAAAACGTCTTGCACTGACATCCCTTTACTTTATAAACACATTTGAAAATGTTCCATTATAAGGAAATACTCAGAGGTCCTTATGTACGAGGACGTTTAAAGTACTAGACAACGTCAGTAGTCCCATGTAGCAACTTGTTAGCAACCACCCtcttaaaaagttaaaaaaatcatgCGTGGGCTATTATTGGTATTTTTTATGTCATAAGTTGTGTTAACCCAAATCCCCATAAAAAAAACCCCATAGGGATAAGGGAATCGGGAATCGTGGTAAAATGCTAACTCGCTtcgggttttttttttgtgtgtgttaacCCAATTTCTCAAACCCATTGACGTCGGGAGTCTCGGGACGATATAATCGGAAGTGCTAAAATGCTAACTTGCTCATACATTTTAAGCAACAtatttaaacaacattacaaaaATTGTCTCTTACTTTAATAATAGTTTTATCACATCCATttagatacatttttttcttttatatcaATAAAAAGCACTCAGAATTATAGATTTTTAGTagatttattgtaaaataaatacaaGTTTCATGTATAAAAACATTGCTGTATATCATAACTGCAATCTCTTTAAAGTATAAAGCAAATGTACGAATTtttagtatttaaaagttaataTAAAATTGATATGGCACTGATAATAAATAAGACACAAAGAGACACATCTGTCAAATGGAAACATGCGCAATTAAAATCTAGATTATAAAACCTTCCCTTCATTATCCAAAAAGTTAACTATTCAACAAGCAAATAGAAGTCCTGCAGTGACGGCTTACAACCACAAACAGACACATTtaaaatcatagacagtaatTCTTATGCTAGTCTGCTATAAGGTGGAAGTGTTGAGATATCTCGCTGTTCCTGATCAGGACAGTGATCCATGAAGGACACGGGAGAGTTAAAGATTCGCTCATCTCCGCCTGCATGGGGCAGGATACAAATTCAGTCAGTCACATCCTCACTTGCATAATCATAATGGCTTGCACTGTGGGAGGAGCTACTTTTTGTCTGTCTACCAACCCACTTCATCTCTCTTACCTTGCCAAGTGCAGACAAGTTCTGTTGGAGCACTAGGGTCATTCTGAGGAACCAGAAATTGCTGCACAATAAACATACAATTACTGTTTATTACAAATCACAGTTATGAGGAAATGCTTAAAGAAACTTTCTTAATAGACCAAATCAAGACACACAGTGTCCTTGTCTACATGtctatattacattttataaacttGATTTAACATTGTGTACTCTAAAAAAATGACAGTATATTTAGCCAGCCTACATTCATGCAGCGCTCATTTAAACTGTCACACACTACAAGACTCAGATTTCACTTACCATTCCATTTACAGAGTCATAGCAGCCGCAAAGCGGCAGACTGCGGCAGCCAACAAATGTAATGAGAGAAGAAAAGAGCATGGATCCAGTGCAGGCCACAAGAAGGGTGCTGTTAGCGCCTTTAACCATCCGACTGAGGGCAAATCTCTATACAGGACACAACTGGATCAATTATTTCAACATTTTCAACTAAAgatgtacttataaacactgAAAAGCAATGGGGTAATCTGACTGTACCACTTCAGGGACAGGATGGGCATGAAAGATCTCATCATCCTCCTCTCCATAACTGAGTGTGACGCAAGCGTACACGAACACAATAACATCAACAACAAAAGACATCACCGCCGACACAATCATGACGTTTACCTAAAAGGTGCAATATTATGATAGGTGGTTAAAAAGACACAAGCAGTCAGAAAAGATTATACTGATGGATGATATGGGCATACAAATTCAGACTAGCagttaaaaagagaaaaatattaataaatgacagaaattaCCAAAATAGGATTTTTCTTTTGGGATGCAAAAAGGGCAAGCACTCCAGGGACAGCCATAATCTAAAAGGAATGAAAACATTACAAGCATTAAATCACACATATAATTTCACAAATAAATTTTCGGTGTCAGTCATAAAAATGCATGTGGGCTTATTGATTTATTATCATCATAACTTTTATTTGGATTTGATTTATTCAGGCATGGAAATCTGAATTTTAAATTATGCTTACATTAGGCTATATCATATTTGTATGTACATAATTACATCTGTAACCCAGTGAAAACCAAGCAagagtcatttttgtgatttgctgTTTCTACATCAAATCATCCTTTGAAAATACAacattgatatatttaatagATTTACTGAGTACAGTACAGcaatgtcaaagattgaaatcaaagtgAAATCAATCAGGGTCACATTTTTTCCAGGTTTTCTGTAATAGTGGGAGCCATGCCTCGTTGTGTAAAGATGCCAAAACAGTGATCATTTAGATAAATAGTAACTTTAAGGGGTTTCTCACCAATCCAGCCCATAGTGGTGCTCTAGTTTCACTCAGAGTTGTGCTCTTGCGGAACACTGCATCTATAAATCCGCAAACCACGCAGAGTCCAGCGCACGCCACCTGAAGGATGCCCAACAGCACCACACTCTTCTGATTGAAGATGAAATACCTGTAACGGTCCATCTTAGGCCTTGCGGAGGTAGATGAACATTAAAAGTAAGTAAGTGAATGGGTTTCTTTGTTTCTCAGCCTGTTTCGGCAACTTTAATAGAGCAATACTTAAATAATAATTCGATTATGTTTACTTAACGCGGTTGGATATTTTATCAAACGTAGACTGCCGTTAAACTGCAAGTGGCGGACGCTTCACACGTTCCTGTGTTGATTTTGAAACAACAAAACCGCGAATGTTAATATAAGCTGTTCTAGAAAGTTTTTAAGACTTGTAAAGACAAGTTTCGCATTTACCTGAGTCGTTTCTGTATCACTTCCGGTCCGCTTTGTTTGCAGTGAAGTCCAGCTCGTGTCACTCATTTACCTGAAGCGCGCGCAGGTGCAGTGCCGTGACCACTCCCACACAACACAAGTCTACGTTACATCTAATGTTTGATTATTTACCTAAATTTGacattacattattttaaaaacatttaatgaatATTATTGTATCGTGCTTACAGTTTTTCCTCATTGTTTTGGAGCAGTTCtcgattttaaaaatgtgtttaaaaatattaagtgCATTTCTCAGAAAAATTTGTACAAACTGCACAACATCATGGGTGTCCTGCAAAAGCCTGTAACTTGTTCAAAACCCTTAGTTTATCTctcaaaaatactttttttttacgttAGTTTTGAAGACAGTCAAAATATTTAGccatgcagtggttctcaaactttttccgcatgcggcccccttgtgtacggtgcattccttcgcggccacCCCAAAGataatttatgacaaaaaactgttctaaaatgtaacattttaattaaacaaaacatattgtgttatacaaagtagtgctgttggttagtagccttatttttttaagtttaattacacagaattcatgataaatgaatgtattttatcaaatgtcataaaactggggcccccctggcaccatctcgtggcccccctgggggccccggaccccagtttgagaaccactatgTACCAAGTGTACACTATTATAAGTGTCAGTATTTTGTGATGTAAACTATGGACAAATTcacatttttaccttttttctgTGAACAAATTACACACATTgtgattttgaaaaataaaaaatatattttacagtacaaataaaaaattacaaaattagAAAGGTTTACTTTATATGGTAAGAAATAGTTTTCTGAAACTCAAAATTTCATGATTCAATTGACAGCAATTATCAATTGAGTTCACATTTACaacagacaaaaaaaacaacaactgggGAAACATGGTTACAGTAACAGATTATGACACAAAGGTCAACAATTTTGAATGACATGCCTTGTCTGATGAACTAATTTCTAATTGTTTTGAGGTGTATAAGACTATTCAACTGAAAACCAGTGTTTTTTgatgaaaatgacataagcaacTGAAAATGTAGGAAACAGCAGACAATTGTACATAATCAACTGCATGAACGTTCCAAGCATTTGCAATTTGTCCAAAACAATGAGAATTTGTTTTATTATGTGGAGGTTGAACACGTGTTTTGAAAAGTTTATTTCTTATTTGAGAAATGCTCCAAAGCGACTAAGAAACCaagaatgtaaaaaaatgagACAAATAAACAGAGGTTCGTGCTGTTGGTTTTTATTGAGAAATCTTTGCTGGTAGCATATTGCATATCAAAGCCTGAGGTTTAGTATATAAATATTTCTCTTCATCTTGTGCTGTATTCTTCAGATACATTCTGTTCACTTGCTTCCAATAAATACatattaaacattattttagTGATGTAGATCTTTCATCTTGTTGTGAAGAAAcagaaatatataaacatgcatatTGCATTGCCAGTGTAATAATGTAATTCAAGACAACTAGTAAACATTTCAACAATTGTAATTTTGTATAACCCAACTTGTGTGCAAGAATATAAGTGTCTCCAACCATGCAATATATAAAAGTCCTGTATTTTCAGTTTAGGGGAACACTTTGGAGGAGCTAGTTTAATTCAAGACACTAGTTTAATACTGCATAGTAATCACAGGTTGTTGTAAAAAGGCTGCATATCCCATAGAAAAGTTGGTGATCTTTGAATCGTACTCCACTGCATGGATTTAATTTCCTTGTAAGTCACTTTATCCTTGTAGCGAAACCAACACACGATGGCCATCAAACACAAATACTAGTCCTTCAACATTGTAAAAACCATTGTAGGTTTTGCAGCTTGCTCAATGATCCTCAAAATTTGAGTGAGGATTTCACAGTTACAATTCTTGTAAACAGATGAGATATCAGAAAATCAAAAGCCTGAAGTTCACAGTTCAGTGTATAAATATTTCTCTTCATCTTGTGCCTTTTACTCAGGTATATTCGGTTCATTCACTTCCAAAAAATACACATTCAACTTTTCTTTTGGTGGTGTAGATCTCCCATTActtttttgtgaagaaacagaaatatataaacatgcacattgcattGCCAGTAAAATGTAATTCAAGACCAGTAGTAAAAATTTCAACTTTGTATAGCCCAACGTGTGGGTTTGTATAGTTCACAAGAGGCAGGACAAATTTGTGTGCAAGAATATCAGTTTCCAACCATGCAATATATAAAAGTCCTGTATTTTCGATTGACCATTCGCATGTCACGTTCATTCTTAAGAGCATGCACAATATTATAAGGCAGCTGAAAAACTTCTGGTGAACCTTCACTCATTGGTGGGGTAGCATCTTCAATATACTGAGGTAGTTTTTACAGCATCAATAGAGTAATACTTAGTTTATAATCAGAATATAATTAGTTAAATAATCATGCCtagcattcatttatttgttcaAACGCATTTCATTAATTAAGGGTTAAATTGAATTTGCTAAAGAGAAACACTGCGAGATGCAGCAGTGCCCAGCTGTAATCTGCTcatgatgctaaaatgtaaacGTGAGAAGTAACCGTGCATATAGTTAATTTAGAGGAACATATCAAAGGAGCATCAAGACACTAGATTAATACTGCATAGTAATCACAAGTTGTTGTAA includes:
- the rab33ba gene encoding RAB33B, member RAS oncogene family a encodes the protein MADIESSFEFSSSLTSTSLPPPRTRIFKIIVIGDSGVGKTCLTYRFCAGKFPDKTEATIGVDFRERVIEIDGEKIKVQLWDTAGQERFRKSMVQHYYRNVHAVVFVYDVTNAASFRSLPSWIEECRQHALGQEVPRILVGNKCDLRHAAQVSTDVAQQFADAHSMPLFETSAKNPYGNDEGSRNNSDHVEAIFMTVAHKLKSQKPLMLSQPPSGLGDTVNLRRQEDEDRGNWGCGCWRS
- the LOC135759396 gene encoding uncharacterized protein; amino-acid sequence: MDRYRYFIFNQKSVVLLGILQVACAGLCVVCGFIDAVFRKSTTLSETRAPLWAGLIMAVPGVLALFASQKKNPILVNVMIVSAVMSFVVDVIVFVYACVTLSYGEEDDEIFHAHPVPEVRFALSRMVKGANSTLLVACTGSMLFSSLITFVGCRSLPLCGCYDSVNGMQFLVPQNDPSAPTELVCTWQGGDERIFNSPVSFMDHCPDQEQRDISTLPPYSRLA